One Brassica oleracea var. oleracea cultivar TO1000 chromosome C7, BOL, whole genome shotgun sequence genomic window carries:
- the LOC106304237 gene encoding MATE efflux family protein 5-like — protein sequence MVAEEDSSLTNLQHNYSPTMPEVVEEMKKIWDISFPVAAMSLLNYLKNMTSVACMGRLGSLELAGGALAVGFTNITGYSVLSGLATGMEPLCGQALGSKNPSLASLTLKRTIFLLLLASLPISLLWLSLQPLMLILRQQEDITRVASLYCSFSLPDLLANSFLHPLRIYLRCKGTTWPLMWCTLASVLLHFPITAFFTFYISLGVTGVAVSSFLTNFISLLLLLCYIYLEEHKSDKTSSSLCLKMPLLLSSSRDSCNDEVWSILIKFAVPSCIAVCLEWWWYEFMTVLAGYLPEPRVALAAAAIVIQTTSLMYTIPTALSAAVSTRVSNELGAGRPEKARTAAAVAVVAAVAVSVFGLVGTTVGRKAWGRVFTADGVVLELTAAVLPVIGACELANCPQTTSCGILRGSARPRVGAKINFYAFYVVGAPVAVILAFVWGLNFMGLCYGLLGAQIVCAISILTVVYKTDWNKESLKAHDLVGKNVILPDIDQIIVQCEEGIH from the exons ATGGTGGCAGAAGAAGACTCAAGTCTCACAAATCTCCAACACAATTATAGCCCGACAATGCCAGAG GTGGTGGAGGAGATGAAGAAAATTTGGGACATAAGTTTCCCGGTGGCCGCCATGAGCCTATTAAACTACCTAAAGAACATGACCTCCGTCGCGTGTATGGGCCGACTAGGTAGCCTCGAGCTGGCCGGAGGAGCCTTAGCCGTCGGATTCACAAACATAACCGGGTACTCCGTTCTCTCCGGTTTAGCCACCGGTATGGAACCACTTTGTGGCCAAGCCCTAGGCTCTAAAAACCCTTCACTCGCTTCCTTGACCCTCAAGCGAACCATCTTTCTCCTCCTCTTAGCTTCGCTTCCCATCTCTCTCCTCTGGCTGAGCCTCCAACCTCTAATGCTAATCCTCCGCCAACAAGAAGACATCACGCGTGTCGCATCTCTCTATTGCTCCTTCTCTTTGCCAGATCTCCTAGCTAATAGCTTCCTTCATCCTTTACGTATTTACTTGCGTTGTAAAGGCACCACGTGGCCTTTGATGTGGTGCACGTTAGCCTCTGTCCTTCTTCATTTCCCCATTACTGCTTTCTTCACGTTTTACATCTCTCTCGGCGTCACTGGAGTCGCGGTCTCATCTTTTCTCACCAACTTCATCTCCTTGTTGCTTCTTCTTTGCTACATCTACTTGGAAGAACATAAAAGCGACAAAACCAGTTCCTCACTTTGTCTTAAAATGCCGTTGCTACTGTCTAGTTCGAGAGACTCTTGCAATGATGAAGTGTGGTCAATACTGATCAAGTTCGCGGTCCCAAGCTGTATAGCGGTTTGTTTGGAGTGGTGGTGGTACGAGTTCATGACGGTCCTCGCCGGCTATCTCCCGGAGCCAAGGGTGGCGCTAGCGGCGGCCGCCATCGTGATCCAGACGACGTCATTGATGTATACAATCCCCACGGCGCTCTCCGCCGCGGTTTCGACGAGGGTGAGCAACGAGTTGGGAGCAGGACGGCCGGAGAAGGCGAGGACGGCGGCGGCAGTAGCTGTCGTAGCCGCCGTAGCCGTATCTGTTTTCGGGCTTGTGGGGACCACCGTCGGGAGAAAGGCTTGGGGGAGAGTTTTCACGGCGGATGGAGTTGTCTTGGAGCTGACCGCGGCGGTTCTTCCAGTGATCGGAGCTTGTGAGCTTGCCAACTGTCCTCAAACTACAAGCTGCGGGATCCTACGTGGCAGTGCGAGGCCACGTGTAGGGGCGAAGATTAATTTCTACGCCTTTTACGTAGTTGGAGCACCAGTGGCTGTTATTTTAGCGTTTGTGTGGGGCTTAAACTTCATGGGCCTATGCTATGGCCTACTCGGGGCGCAGATCGTTTGTGCAATCTCTATTTTGACCGTCGTCTATAAGACAGATTGGAACAAAGAGTCCTTAAAGGCTCATGACTTGGTAGGCAAAAACGTCATTTTACCTGATATTGATCAAATTATTGTCCAATGTGAAGAAGGCATACACTAA
- the LOC106304390 gene encoding glycine-rich cell wall structural protein, with product MARISLLLFIAVVLAIGSVSAHPPNKKTKKNLCPPTLSQLQTFPSIEISKLIEKKIKSAPNTPQFSTLFAICKGYSDYLAVFKVKAVKSAFGSIHTKFVMMTEAMFAAQAAVGVEGELASRVRKSYKVMADGFVELEQMIAEISAKYNFDANAQISKADRFKIEKCLIKLKGYINVFVKVITKCSAKFAGKPMGNPVVPGSLFDGFLKKGVQLGGNFFGAIRGNVGGAIGGNTGGNVGAGVGVGGNAGAGVGGLVGGKVGGRGRGKVGGRGKGKVGGRVGGNFGAQGEVKVGGQAEAGGKVGGKGRGKVGGKGRGKVGGNFGAQGEVKVGGQAGVELGAKVGGNAKAGCGPTTGAKVGGNAGGNVGANVGANVGGNAGGFFGGSMGFGGGVQYDAAGKAHLGGGSAFRPLSHTSNKHLD from the coding sequence ATGGCAAGGATCTCTTTGTTGTTATTTATAGCCGTGGTTCTAGCCATTGGCTCCGTCTCAGCTCACCCACCTAATAAGAAAACCAAAAAGAACTTATGTCCACCTACATTGTCCCAACTCCAAACTTTCCCCTCCATCGAAATCTCTAAACTCATCGAAAAGAAGATCAAATCCGCACCCAACACACCTCAGTTCAGCACTTTGTTCGCCATCTGCAAAGGCTACAGCGACTACCTCGCTGTTTTCAAGGTTAAAGCCGTCAAGAGTGCGTTTGGTTCTATCCATACCAAATTCGTTATGATGACTGAGGCGATGTTTGCGGCTCAAGCAGCTGTTGGTGTTGAAGGTGAGCTTGCGTCTAGGGTGCGGAAGAGCTACAAGGTGATGGCTGATGGGTTTGTTGAGCTTGAGCAGATGATTGCTGAGATCTCGGCCAAGTATAATTTCGATGCTAATGCTCAGATAAGCAAGGCTGATAGGTTCAAGATTGAGAAGTGTTTGATTAAGTTGAAGGGTTACATTAATGTTTTCGTGAAGGTGATCACTAAGTGCAGTGCCAAATTCGCCGGGAAGCCGATGGGGAACCCCGTTGTTCCCGGTAGCCTTTTCGATGGTTTCCTCAAGAAGGGTGTCCAACTTGGCGGTAACTTTTTCGGAGCCATCAGAGGTAATGTCGGAGGAGCCATCGGAGGTAATACCGGAGGTAATGTCGGAGCCGGAGTCGGAGTCGGAGGCAATGCTGGTGCTGGAGTCGGAGGACTTGTTGGAGGCAAGGTCGGAGGTCGTGGCAGAGGCAAGGTCGGAGGCCGTGGCAAAGGCAAGGTCGGAGGTCGTGTGGGAGGCAACTTTGGAGCTCAAGGCGAAGTTAAAGTCGGAGGTCAAGCTGAAGCCGGAGGCAAGGTTGGAGGCAAAGGCAGAGGCAAGGTTGGAGGCAAAGGCAGAGGCAAGGTCGGAGGCAACTTCGGAGCTCAAGGCGAAGTTAAAGTCGGAGGTCAAGCCGGAGTCGAATTAGGAGCCAAGGTTGGAGGTAATGCCAAAGCCGGGTGTGGACCTACGACCGGAGCCAAGGTAGGAGGTAATGCAGGAGGAAACGTCGGAGCTAATGTCGGAGCTAACGTCGGAGGTAATGCCGGAGGATTCTTCGGGGGATCCATGGGTTTCGGAGGAGGAGTTCAGTACGATGCCGCTGGTAAGGCACATTTGGGCGGAGGAAGCGCCTTCAGGCCATTGAGCCACACTAGCAACAAACACTTAGACTGA
- the LOC106303714 gene encoding 3-dehydroquinate synthase homolog isoform X1, with protein sequence MALPLVSSVSYIQSSSTQLHCFPLRKERLGLYRLPSWSSHHSSIRLISKRTFPQRLAVRMSASTLPMNLHRTKKVWIWTECKEVMTTAVERGWNTFVFSSDNLQLSDDWSSVALVDTLFIDERQVTDGTGKVVAAVFEVSTPEELQMLKIENEQTENIVLGLLDWKSIPAENLVAALQGSEKTVFAISSTPSEAKLYLEALEHGLGGIILKTEDVKAVLDLKDYFDKRSEESDTLSLTEATITRIEMVGMGDRVCVDLCSLMRPGEGLLVCLPVGSFARGLFLVHSECLESNYIASRPFRVNAGPVHAYVAVPGGKTCYLSELRTGREVIVVDLKGKQRTAVVGRVKIEKRPLILVEAKLSGEEDETSYSIILQNAETVALVTPHQVKSSGNTAVPVTSLKLGDQVLIRLQGGARHTGIEIQEFIVEN encoded by the exons ATGGCTTTGCCTTTGGTCTCCTCTGTTTCTTACATCCAATCTTCTTCAACCCAACTCCATTGTTTCCCACTACGAAAAG AAAGATTGGGACTTTATAGATTACCATCGTGGAGCTCTCATCACAGTTCGATTAGACTTATTAGCAAAAGAACGTTTCCTCAGAGATTGGCTGTGAGAATGTCTGCATCAACTTTGCCTATGAATCTTCACCGAACAAAGAAGGTTTGGATATGGACTGAGTGCAAAGAAGTGATGACTACTGCAGTGGAACGAGGGTGGAACACTTTTGTCTTCTCATCAGATAATCTTCAACTTTCTGATGACTGGTCAT CGGTTGCTCTGGTGGATACATTGTTTATTGATGAGAGGCAAGTTACTGACGGAACGGGGAAAGTTGTGGCTGCTGTCTTTGAGGTTTCAACACCTGAGGAGCTACAGATGCTTAAGATTGAGAATGAGCAGACGGAGAATATTGTTCTTGGTCTTTTAGACTGGAAG TCAATCCCAGCAGAGAATCTAGTGGCGGCTCTCCAAGGAAGTGAGAAGACGGTGTTTGCCATTTCAAGTACTCCCTCTGAAGCAAAACTATACCTTGAG GCTTTAGAGCACGGTCTCGGCGGAATCATACTTAAAACAGAAGATGTCAAAGCTGTTCTTGACCTAAAG GATTACTTTGACAAAAGGAGCGAAGAAAGTGATACGTTAAGCTTGACTGAAGCAACTATAACTCGGATTGAAATGGTCGGTATGGGAGACAGAGTCTGTGTTGATCTTTGCAGCCTCATGAGACCCGGTGAAGGTCTTCTTGTATGTTTGCCT GTTGGATCCTTTGCTAGAGGACTCTTCTTGGTTCACTCAGAGTGCTTGGAGTCTAATTACATTGCAAGCAGACCATTTAGAGTCAACGCT GGACCAGTTCATGCTTATGTCGCTGTTCCAGGAGGGAAGACTTGTTACCTCTCCGAGTTAAGGACGGGGAGAGAGGTGATCGTTGTTGATCTGAAAGGAAAACAGCGGACAGCAGTTGTCGGGAGAGTTAAAATAGAGAAGCGCCCTCTTATCCTCGTGGAGGCTAAG CTTAGTGGAGAGGAGGATGAAACGAGTTATAGCATCATCCTACAAAATGCGGAAACAGTAGCACTAGTCACTCCTCATCAAG TAAAATCATCTGGGAATACTGCTGTTCCTGTGACCTCGCTGAAACTTGGGGATCAAGTTTTGATTAGGTTACAGGGCGGCGCACGCCATACTGGCATAGAGATTCAAGAATTCATAGTCGAGAATTGA
- the LOC106303714 gene encoding 3-dehydroquinate synthase homolog isoform X2: MALPLVSSVSYIQSSSTQLHCFPLRKERLGLYRLPSWSSHHSSIRLISKRTFPQRLAVRMSASTLPMNLHRTKKVWIWTECKEVMTTAVERGWNTFVFSSDNLQLSDDWSSVALVDTLFIDERQVTDGTGKVVAAVFEVSTPEELQMLKIENEQTENIVLGLLDWKSIPAENLVAALQGSEKTVFAISSTPSEAKLYLEALEHGLGGIILKTEDVKAVLDLKDYFDKRSEESDTLSLTEATITRIEMVGMGDRVCVDLCSLMRPGEGLLVGSFARGLFLVHSECLESNYIASRPFRVNAGPVHAYVAVPGGKTCYLSELRTGREVIVVDLKGKQRTAVVGRVKIEKRPLILVEAKLSGEEDETSYSIILQNAETVALVTPHQVKSSGNTAVPVTSLKLGDQVLIRLQGGARHTGIEIQEFIVEN; this comes from the exons ATGGCTTTGCCTTTGGTCTCCTCTGTTTCTTACATCCAATCTTCTTCAACCCAACTCCATTGTTTCCCACTACGAAAAG AAAGATTGGGACTTTATAGATTACCATCGTGGAGCTCTCATCACAGTTCGATTAGACTTATTAGCAAAAGAACGTTTCCTCAGAGATTGGCTGTGAGAATGTCTGCATCAACTTTGCCTATGAATCTTCACCGAACAAAGAAGGTTTGGATATGGACTGAGTGCAAAGAAGTGATGACTACTGCAGTGGAACGAGGGTGGAACACTTTTGTCTTCTCATCAGATAATCTTCAACTTTCTGATGACTGGTCAT CGGTTGCTCTGGTGGATACATTGTTTATTGATGAGAGGCAAGTTACTGACGGAACGGGGAAAGTTGTGGCTGCTGTCTTTGAGGTTTCAACACCTGAGGAGCTACAGATGCTTAAGATTGAGAATGAGCAGACGGAGAATATTGTTCTTGGTCTTTTAGACTGGAAG TCAATCCCAGCAGAGAATCTAGTGGCGGCTCTCCAAGGAAGTGAGAAGACGGTGTTTGCCATTTCAAGTACTCCCTCTGAAGCAAAACTATACCTTGAG GCTTTAGAGCACGGTCTCGGCGGAATCATACTTAAAACAGAAGATGTCAAAGCTGTTCTTGACCTAAAG GATTACTTTGACAAAAGGAGCGAAGAAAGTGATACGTTAAGCTTGACTGAAGCAACTATAACTCGGATTGAAATGGTCGGTATGGGAGACAGAGTCTGTGTTGATCTTTGCAGCCTCATGAGACCCGGTGAAGGTCTTCTT GTTGGATCCTTTGCTAGAGGACTCTTCTTGGTTCACTCAGAGTGCTTGGAGTCTAATTACATTGCAAGCAGACCATTTAGAGTCAACGCT GGACCAGTTCATGCTTATGTCGCTGTTCCAGGAGGGAAGACTTGTTACCTCTCCGAGTTAAGGACGGGGAGAGAGGTGATCGTTGTTGATCTGAAAGGAAAACAGCGGACAGCAGTTGTCGGGAGAGTTAAAATAGAGAAGCGCCCTCTTATCCTCGTGGAGGCTAAG CTTAGTGGAGAGGAGGATGAAACGAGTTATAGCATCATCCTACAAAATGCGGAAACAGTAGCACTAGTCACTCCTCATCAAG TAAAATCATCTGGGAATACTGCTGTTCCTGTGACCTCGCTGAAACTTGGGGATCAAGTTTTGATTAGGTTACAGGGCGGCGCACGCCATACTGGCATAGAGATTCAAGAATTCATAGTCGAGAATTGA